One Porphyromonas pogonae genomic region harbors:
- a CDS encoding alkaline phosphatase family protein: protein MKYIYKLGSKLHLSLGFCSIVLAFALAGCGTGAKTMHDNVSAKPFGDRYVVVLSLDGFRYDYWKKAQTPTLDSLARHSTYGRLRPCFPSLTFPNHYAMATGLHPDHHGIVANEFWDPEHGHYRLGDRKAVENPAFYNGEPAWNTARRQGVNTASFFWVGSETPINGHHPHRWKKFNDKVPYMNRADSVISWLQLPEKERPHLIMWYIEEPDHTGHEQTPESPVTLAMVSHLDSILGAFLYKMNQLPIASKIDFLLVSDHGMATYTPDKSVNLADYVDRDQFDHVATGAFTHLYPKKDMAQDLYNKLQKVPHVRVFWKKDVPTYLHYGTNARIGDIVVIPNIGTMVYFAKNPNFKTGGAHGYDNKAPEMNAIFMANGPHFRSDSELSQPLLNLNVYGIICKLLNITPAPNDGDVSEVNKLIVPAHQK, encoded by the coding sequence ATGAAATATATCTATAAATTAGGATCTAAACTTCACTTATCCTTGGGATTTTGTAGTATTGTGCTGGCTTTTGCTCTCGCCGGATGCGGTACCGGGGCAAAAACTATGCATGACAATGTAAGCGCCAAGCCTTTTGGTGACAGATATGTTGTAGTATTGTCTCTTGATGGCTTCCGTTACGACTATTGGAAAAAAGCTCAGACCCCCACACTGGATTCTTTGGCCAGACATAGTACTTACGGCAGACTGAGACCTTGTTTTCCGTCTCTTACATTCCCCAATCACTACGCTATGGCTACGGGCTTGCATCCTGATCATCATGGTATCGTTGCAAATGAGTTTTGGGATCCGGAACATGGACATTACCGTTTAGGAGATAGAAAAGCTGTGGAAAACCCGGCTTTCTATAATGGAGAACCTGCTTGGAATACTGCTCGCAGACAAGGAGTCAATACAGCAAGTTTCTTCTGGGTCGGATCTGAAACTCCCATCAATGGACATCACCCCCATCGCTGGAAAAAATTCAACGACAAAGTGCCTTACATGAATAGGGCAGACTCTGTAATCAGTTGGTTGCAATTGCCTGAAAAGGAAAGACCTCACCTGATCATGTGGTATATAGAAGAGCCTGATCATACAGGACACGAACAAACACCCGAGAGCCCCGTAACGCTGGCTATGGTATCACACCTTGATAGTATATTGGGCGCTTTTCTGTATAAGATGAATCAACTGCCCATTGCGTCCAAGATCGATTTCCTACTTGTGTCGGATCACGGTATGGCTACCTATACTCCGGACAAAAGCGTGAATCTTGCCGATTATGTCGATAGAGATCAGTTCGATCATGTCGCCACCGGCGCATTTACTCATCTGTATCCCAAGAAAGATATGGCACAGGATCTATACAATAAATTACAGAAGGTGCCTCACGTGAGAGTATTTTGGAAAAAAGATGTGCCCACATATCTTCATTATGGCACCAATGCACGTATTGGTGACATTGTCGTTATCCCCAATATAGGTACTATGGTTTACTTTGCCAAAAATCCTAATTTCAAGACGGGTGGTGCACATGGATATGACAATAAGGCTCCAGAGATGAACGCTATCTTCATGGCAAACGGGCCTCACTTCCGCTCGGATTCGGAGCTCTCACAACCTTTGCTCAATCTTAATGTTTACGGTATTATCTGTAAACTACTCAACATTACCCCTGCTCCTAATGATGGCGATGTATCAGAAGTGAATAAACTGATTGTGCCCGCTCATCAAAAATAA
- a CDS encoding peptide chain release factor 3 encodes MSQYSDEIKLRRTFAIISHPDAGKTTLTEKLLLFGGAIHVAGAVKSNKIKKTATSDWMEIEKQRGISVATSVMGFNYNGHKINILDTPGHQDFAEDTFRTLTAVDSVIIVIDGAKGVEAQTRKLMEVCRMRKTPVIVFINKMDREGQDPFDLLDEIEEELQISVRPLSWPIDMGQRFKGVYNIYEQGLNLFTPDKQRITESVAFKDLSSPELENYIRHSQAQKLRSDIELIDGVYPEFDRETYLKGEVAPVFFGSALNNFGVQELLNCFIEIAPEPQPIQAIERKVDPHEEAFTGFVFKIHANMDPNHRSCIAFVKICSGKFERNVNYKHIRLGKMMRFSSPTAFMAQKKETVDEAYAGDIIGLPDTGNFQIGDTLTSGEELHFKGLPSFSPELFKYIENDDPMKAKQLSKGIDQLMGEGVAQLFTNQFNGRKIIGTVGQLQFEVIQYRLLHEYGAQCRWDPIHLYKACWIESDNKESLDNFKRRKSQYMAKDIAGRDVYLADSGYVLTMAQQDFPDIKFHFTSEF; translated from the coding sequence ATGAGCCAATACTCTGACGAGATCAAACTAAGACGTACTTTCGCTATCATAAGTCACCCGGATGCAGGTAAGACTACACTCACGGAAAAACTACTCCTTTTTGGGGGAGCTATTCATGTGGCGGGTGCCGTAAAAAGTAATAAGATCAAGAAAACCGCCACCAGTGACTGGATGGAAATCGAAAAGCAACGCGGTATCTCAGTAGCAACTTCCGTGATGGGATTTAACTATAATGGTCACAAGATCAATATTCTTGATACACCGGGTCACCAGGACTTTGCCGAAGACACCTTCCGCACACTAACCGCTGTGGATAGTGTAATCATTGTCATCGATGGTGCCAAAGGGGTGGAAGCACAAACACGCAAACTGATGGAAGTATGCCGCATGCGCAAAACTCCCGTTATTGTTTTCATCAATAAGATGGATCGTGAGGGACAAGATCCGTTTGATCTGCTCGATGAGATAGAAGAAGAACTTCAGATAAGTGTGCGCCCGCTATCATGGCCGATTGATATGGGACAGCGCTTCAAGGGGGTATATAATATATATGAGCAAGGGCTCAATCTGTTTACACCTGACAAACAACGCATCACCGAGTCAGTGGCGTTCAAAGATCTCAGCTCTCCCGAACTTGAAAATTACATCCGCCACAGTCAAGCTCAGAAACTACGGTCGGATATAGAGCTCATCGATGGCGTATATCCTGAGTTTGATAGGGAAACATATCTCAAAGGAGAGGTGGCTCCGGTATTCTTCGGATCCGCACTCAATAATTTCGGGGTGCAAGAGCTCCTCAACTGCTTTATCGAGATCGCTCCCGAACCCCAGCCCATACAAGCCATAGAGCGGAAAGTAGATCCGCACGAAGAGGCTTTTACCGGATTTGTGTTTAAAATCCATGCGAATATGGATCCCAACCACCGCAGTTGTATCGCTTTTGTGAAAATATGCTCCGGCAAATTTGAGCGCAACGTCAATTACAAACATATCAGATTGGGTAAGATGATGCGTTTCAGTAGCCCCACAGCTTTTATGGCGCAGAAAAAAGAGACCGTCGACGAAGCTTATGCCGGTGATATTATCGGCCTTCCCGATACGGGTAACTTCCAGATTGGAGATACGCTTACTTCCGGTGAGGAGCTTCACTTCAAAGGCTTGCCCAGCTTCTCTCCGGAATTATTCAAATACATTGAGAATGATGACCCGATGAAAGCCAAACAGCTCTCCAAGGGAATAGATCAACTCATGGGGGAGGGAGTTGCTCAGCTTTTTACTAATCAATTCAACGGACGCAAGATTATCGGTACTGTGGGGCAGCTCCAATTCGAGGTAATCCAGTATCGTCTATTGCATGAGTACGGGGCGCAATGCCGTTGGGATCCTATCCACTTATATAAAGCTTGCTGGATAGAGAGTGATAACAAGGAATCTTTGGACAATTTCAAAAGGCGCAAGTCCCAATATATGGCCAAAGATATTGCCGGGCGCGATGTTTATCTGGCAGATTCAGGCTATGTGCTTACTATGGCTCAGCAGGACTTCCCTGATATCAAATTCCACTTCACTTCAGAATTCTGA
- a CDS encoding S8 family serine peptidase: MNKYIFYSLCIASVLGSCSTERDFDNASTKISGLENIQNIASNGNGIPGEMNIKVSEDVAKSLEVLKSGEVSLRSFSPGILRSMNSIGAVEARRIFPDAGEYEERSRKEGLHLWYTVKFDSKKNLDEALRTMAENKDISILEKVYATSVPDSKVHFATPLPRSTVRMPFNDPGLIYQWNYLNQGLYERSHKGADINLFEAWDYTAGNSNIVVAIVDGGIDIHHEDLRDNIYINRAEYGGRPGVDDDKNGYIDDAFGYNFLDDNGRIVPDISGHGTHVAGIVGARNNNGIGVCGVAGGNGSRDSGVKLMSCQIMRTGRNESVNSAAAVKYGADNGALISQNSWTYGYPGPHTLPQSMRDAIDYFIKYAGCDKDGNQKSDSPMKGGIVVFAAGNNNQEYEALPSSYRSVISVSAMAPNFSKAHYTNRGNWVTVMAPGGDRNFGERGMIYSTLPESVGARVKYGYMQGTSMACPQVSGIAALIISHFGGWGFTCDDLRRKLLGNLRPVNVNKVNPDFANKLGAGYIDAGKAFATNRNIKPDAVGEVIVLNNGRDAISITWKACADKDDDIAARYYVYVSKNELTPGNFQPQGVKDFDVIGLGYKPGESVQLTIPKLEANTKYYIAIQSADRWNLKSPVKILSASTTE; this comes from the coding sequence ATGAATAAATATATTTTTTACAGCTTATGTATTGCTTCGGTATTGGGATCATGCTCTACCGAAAGGGATTTTGATAATGCTTCTACTAAAATATCAGGATTGGAAAACATCCAGAATATAGCTTCGAATGGTAATGGAATACCGGGAGAAATGAATATTAAAGTATCTGAAGATGTCGCAAAATCGTTAGAAGTATTAAAATCCGGAGAAGTTTCTTTGAGGAGTTTTTCCCCGGGCATACTCAGATCTATGAATTCTATCGGAGCTGTAGAAGCTCGTCGTATTTTCCCTGATGCCGGAGAATATGAAGAGAGAAGCCGAAAAGAGGGGCTACACTTGTGGTATACAGTAAAGTTCGATTCCAAGAAGAATCTTGATGAAGCTCTTCGCACTATGGCTGAGAATAAAGATATTTCTATTTTGGAAAAAGTCTATGCGACTTCTGTGCCCGACTCTAAGGTTCATTTTGCGACCCCACTTCCGAGAAGCACAGTTAGAATGCCATTTAATGATCCGGGGCTTATCTATCAATGGAACTACTTAAATCAGGGACTTTATGAAAGAAGTCATAAAGGCGCTGACATCAACCTTTTCGAAGCATGGGACTATACTGCTGGTAATTCCAATATCGTTGTCGCTATTGTAGATGGTGGCATTGACATCCATCATGAGGATTTGAGAGATAATATTTATATCAATCGGGCTGAATATGGAGGAAGACCAGGCGTTGATGATGATAAAAACGGATATATTGATGATGCTTTTGGTTATAATTTTTTAGATGATAATGGTCGTATTGTACCCGACATTTCAGGGCATGGTACACATGTTGCCGGTATTGTAGGAGCAAGAAATAACAATGGTATAGGAGTATGCGGTGTTGCCGGAGGAAATGGTTCCCGAGATAGTGGAGTAAAGCTCATGAGCTGCCAAATTATGAGAACGGGTAGGAATGAAAGTGTAAATTCAGCAGCAGCCGTGAAGTACGGAGCTGACAATGGTGCTCTCATTTCTCAGAACTCATGGACATATGGTTATCCGGGTCCTCATACCCTTCCTCAATCAATGAGAGATGCCATCGATTATTTTATCAAATATGCCGGATGTGACAAGGATGGCAATCAGAAATCTGATTCTCCGATGAAAGGCGGTATCGTTGTATTTGCTGCAGGAAATAATAATCAAGAATATGAAGCCCTTCCTTCATCTTACCGGAGTGTAATATCTGTTTCTGCTATGGCTCCTAATTTTAGTAAAGCTCATTATACAAATCGGGGGAATTGGGTTACTGTAATGGCTCCCGGAGGAGATCGTAATTTTGGAGAAAGAGGTATGATATACAGTACTTTGCCGGAATCTGTGGGTGCTCGTGTTAAGTATGGTTATATGCAAGGTACATCAATGGCTTGTCCTCAGGTTTCAGGGATAGCTGCTCTTATAATTTCTCACTTTGGAGGCTGGGGATTTACTTGTGATGATTTAAGACGGAAGTTATTGGGAAATCTAAGGCCTGTAAATGTCAATAAAGTCAATCCTGATTTTGCCAATAAATTAGGTGCCGGATATATTGATGCCGGCAAGGCTTTTGCAACAAATAGAAACATCAAACCCGATGCCGTGGGAGAAGTGATAGTGCTTAATAATGGCAGGGATGCTATATCCATTACGTGGAAAGCATGCGCCGACAAAGACGATGACATTGCTGCAAGATATTATGTATATGTAAGTAAAAACGAATTGACGCCCGGTAATTTTCAGCCTCAGGGCGTCAAGGATTTTGATGTTATTGGCTTGGGTTATAAACCGGGAGAAAGCGTTCAGCTTACCATCCCTAAGCTCGAAGCCAATACTAAGTATTATATCGCCATTCAGTCTGCCGATAGATGGAATCTGAAATCTCCGGTGAAGATTTTGAGTGCATCAACAACAGAGTAA
- a CDS encoding winged helix-turn-helix domain-containing protein gives MESLDPIIHSELRLAVMSLLISLEEADFVFLKNETGVSAGNLSLQLDKLAGAGYVKITKSFKGKRPCTTIKITRKGIDAFDHYVEALKSYINHRL, from the coding sequence GTGGAATCTTTAGACCCTATTATCCATTCCGAGCTCAGACTTGCCGTGATGTCACTTTTGATATCTCTGGAAGAAGCCGATTTTGTTTTCCTCAAAAACGAAACGGGAGTCAGTGCCGGCAATTTGAGCTTACAGCTCGACAAGCTTGCAGGTGCAGGCTATGTCAAGATCACAAAATCTTTCAAAGGCAAACGCCCATGTACCACCATCAAAATTACACGCAAGGGGATAGATGCTTTCGACCACTATGTAGAAGCTCTCAAATCATACATTAATCACAGATTATGA
- a CDS encoding DUF4924 family protein, translating to MIIARKKRKENISEYLLYMWQVEDLIRAADCNMDNIRKLILNRYEVDEPTRQEIETWYQELTDMMLTEGVRESGHLNINRIVMMELEDLSKELLADPKQTIYTSLYYQVLPAIIQLREKNGGNNAGEIETCFNAVYGYLTLRLQNKLVSEDTQKSIKQISTFLAMLADRFKHRDDVIEEE from the coding sequence ATGATAATAGCTCGAAAGAAGAGAAAGGAAAATATCTCTGAATACCTCTTATATATGTGGCAAGTGGAAGATCTGATACGTGCCGCCGATTGTAATATGGATAATATACGCAAGCTTATACTGAATCGGTATGAGGTAGATGAGCCTACACGGCAAGAGATAGAAACATGGTATCAAGAGCTGACAGATATGATGCTGACCGAAGGCGTACGCGAGAGTGGACACCTCAATATCAATCGTATTGTGATGATGGAGCTGGAGGACCTGAGTAAAGAACTCCTTGCAGATCCTAAACAAACGATATATACCAGCCTCTACTACCAAGTATTACCTGCTATAATCCAACTCCGCGAGAAAAACGGGGGCAATAATGCGGGCGAGATAGAAACATGCTTCAATGCTGTGTACGGCTATCTTACCTTGCGCTTGCAAAACAAGCTTGTGAGTGAAGACACTCAGAAGTCCATCAAGCAGATCAGCACCTTTCTTGCCATGCTTGCGGATAGATTCAAGCATAGAGATGATGTTATCGAAGAAGAATAA
- a CDS encoding TonB-dependent receptor → MKSILIQLLLTCTTLTSLGATDLKIKGRVFDKANKPVAKANIAVRDAYDGATSDAQGHFDFTTERADTIYLIVSHPEYEADTLTIIPHLKKEVSQDVLLKRKESIMLQEVVVSASSLRTGAGDKVALNQMDVYTNPLGNADLSMAFRSTPGLQQVDSREGFFIRGGESREAVVTINGIVIKNFFSDGIASSPGRGRFETGTFQGMSLSTGGYSVRNGNALSGALELNLTDIPAESNLFIGLSPIFASLGGGKVFKGKKSYLEGSITYANPSIYMPLFLKKGWHFKAPDNNVTSGIKGVFNLTPDDRLDLLAQINVNRMGMLHDSEGLFKVKSDYAVILLAHRHELSPSSYLRSGVGISYDYSSRLFTPASAPFTLDRDLTDRFFTAGTAFFHRYHLLTFEHGFNIQYTSANYTQSLQTAFDNRYKEIQSALYTQATLPLYHNITLEGGLRAEYSSYVSKASLLPRTALTFRLTPKTKLTADWGMYSQTADYLKNHGIVNPHKEQSMQTNITMESKPDKGRLLRLQAFYKDYKHLARFFSPVQPVLTDGKGYARGFDLFWRDGKSIPGTEYWISYSFMDTHRLFADYPISTQPDFAAKHTASFVAKRWFSSIHSLVNVALTYHSGFPYRNPNLPQEQFMSERTPGIFSLNLSYNYPFERKSLKGVVVLTVQNIFNSNPTLGYHYGDTKINNEFPRFTIKSPIGTSVFLGFFINLGVDRRDEIINSHL, encoded by the coding sequence ATGAAATCCATTTTGATTCAATTATTGCTTACATGCACTACACTGACATCACTCGGAGCTACAGATCTCAAGATCAAAGGACGTGTATTTGACAAGGCCAACAAGCCCGTAGCTAAAGCCAACATTGCAGTGCGCGATGCTTATGATGGTGCTACATCCGACGCACAAGGACATTTTGATTTCACCACAGAAAGGGCAGATACCATCTACCTCATCGTATCGCATCCCGAATACGAAGCCGACACGCTCACTATAATACCTCATCTGAAGAAAGAGGTTTCACAGGATGTTTTGCTCAAACGCAAAGAAAGCATCATGCTACAAGAAGTTGTGGTGAGCGCATCTTCCCTCAGAACGGGTGCGGGAGACAAAGTAGCGCTCAATCAGATGGATGTTTATACCAATCCACTGGGTAATGCCGACCTGTCTATGGCCTTCAGATCTACTCCGGGGCTTCAACAAGTCGACAGTCGCGAGGGCTTCTTTATCCGTGGTGGCGAATCTCGTGAAGCTGTGGTAACTATTAATGGCATAGTGATCAAGAATTTCTTTTCCGACGGTATTGCCAGTTCACCCGGACGAGGTCGTTTCGAGACAGGTACATTCCAAGGCATGAGCCTGAGTACAGGGGGCTATAGCGTACGCAACGGTAATGCTTTGAGTGGCGCCCTGGAACTCAATCTCACAGACATCCCTGCCGAAAGCAATCTGTTTATCGGCTTGTCTCCTATTTTCGCCTCTCTGGGCGGAGGCAAGGTGTTTAAAGGTAAAAAGAGCTATCTTGAGGGAAGCATTACCTATGCCAATCCATCTATCTATATGCCCCTCTTTTTGAAAAAAGGTTGGCACTTCAAGGCTCCCGACAATAATGTCACTTCCGGGATAAAAGGAGTTTTCAATCTTACTCCTGATGACCGATTGGATTTATTGGCACAGATCAATGTCAATCGCATGGGCATGCTTCATGATTCGGAAGGGCTTTTCAAGGTCAAGTCCGATTACGCTGTAATCCTGTTGGCACACCGCCACGAACTATCCCCAAGTAGTTATCTCCGCTCGGGAGTAGGCATAAGCTACGATTACAGCAGCAGACTTTTTACACCCGCTTCTGCTCCCTTCACTCTCGACAGGGATCTTACCGACCGTTTTTTCACTGCCGGCACAGCTTTCTTTCATCGGTATCATTTACTCACCTTCGAGCACGGATTCAATATTCAATACACTTCGGCAAACTACACACAATCTCTTCAAACGGCATTCGATAATAGATACAAGGAAATCCAAAGTGCATTATATACTCAAGCCACATTGCCCCTATATCACAATATCACTCTTGAGGGCGGGCTGAGAGCAGAATACTCGAGTTACGTCAGTAAGGCATCCCTACTGCCACGTACAGCCCTCACCTTCCGACTTACGCCCAAGACAAAACTTACGGCGGACTGGGGGATGTATAGCCAGACAGCAGACTACCTCAAAAATCATGGTATAGTCAATCCTCACAAAGAGCAGAGCATGCAAACCAACATCACCATGGAGAGTAAGCCGGACAAAGGGAGACTGCTTCGTTTGCAGGCTTTTTACAAAGATTACAAGCATCTCGCACGCTTCTTCTCTCCTGTACAACCTGTTTTGACTGACGGGAAAGGATATGCCCGGGGCTTTGATCTATTTTGGCGTGACGGTAAGTCCATACCAGGCACAGAGTACTGGATCTCTTATTCTTTCATGGATACTCACCGGTTATTTGCAGATTATCCCATAAGCACCCAGCCCGATTTTGCAGCAAAACATACGGCCTCATTCGTTGCCAAGCGTTGGTTTTCATCCATACATTCCTTGGTCAACGTTGCACTAACTTATCACTCGGGGTTTCCTTATCGCAATCCCAATCTGCCACAAGAGCAATTTATGAGTGAGCGCACTCCGGGGATATTCTCTTTGAATCTCTCTTACAACTATCCATTCGAACGCAAATCACTCAAAGGGGTAGTAGTCCTCACGGTACAAAACATCTTCAACTCCAATCCCACTCTCGGGTATCACTACGGGGATACAAAAATAAACAATGAGTTTCCTCGTTTTACAATCAAATCACCTATAGGCACCAGCGTTTTCCTGGGATTTTTTATCAATCTGGGGGTCGACCGCAG
- a CDS encoding S8 family serine peptidase gives MKKYILYSLCISAMLSSCTSEREFDNVTYSSSPNKVQPAINLVGNGIPGEMNIKVSEEVARSLEVSQTGKTSLRSFTPGIMRAMSSIGTTEAARVFPDAGKYEARSREMGLHLWYNVKFDVKQNLDKALDLMSQNSDISIVEKSYATSIPDLSVDDTPVVFPKSEKELPFNDPGLIYQWHYDNQGLYPRSVKGADINLYEAWRYTTGKPQVIVSVVDGGIDYSHEDLKDNMYINEAEKNGLPNVDDDKNGYVDDIYGYNFYNNKGQIVPDSMGHGTHVAGIVGAKNNNGIGVCGVAGGDGSPNSGVRLMSCQTFVNILCYTQDNAKAIKYGADNGALISQNSWAYPHSGPQALPALIKDAIDYFIKYAGCDENGNQKSNSLMKGGVVIFAVGNENREYNVHPASYPEVISVSSMAPNFTRAWYSNLGKWVSIMAPGGDSTFTTQGKVYSTLPPSIGKKVKYGYMQGTSMACPHVSGLAALIISKYGKAGFTCDDLKKRLLASIKPIDINELNPQYTNKLGCGYLDAGKAFVSNLKYALDAPDFLNPLVSANKMNLIWNTVVDKDDTTADKYILYMSKEPLSVDNFETQYLKKHSIVAAGYSSGQRMEYTVSDLEPNTRYYFAIQAVDRWGLRSSPKVFSITTHI, from the coding sequence ATGAAAAAATATATTCTTTACTCATTATGTATTTCAGCCATGTTAAGCTCTTGTACATCCGAAAGGGAGTTTGACAATGTTACCTACAGTTCTTCCCCAAATAAGGTACAGCCGGCTATAAATCTTGTCGGTAACGGGATCCCGGGAGAAATGAATATCAAAGTGTCAGAGGAAGTGGCCAGGTCGCTTGAAGTATCTCAAACCGGTAAGACTTCTCTTAGAAGTTTCACTCCCGGTATTATGAGGGCAATGAGTTCTATTGGTACCACTGAAGCTGCCCGTGTATTCCCCGATGCCGGTAAGTACGAAGCCAGAAGTCGGGAAATGGGCTTGCATTTGTGGTACAATGTTAAGTTCGATGTTAAGCAAAACCTTGATAAAGCCCTTGACCTTATGTCTCAAAATTCTGACATTAGTATCGTCGAGAAAAGTTATGCTACATCCATCCCGGATCTTAGCGTTGATGACACACCTGTTGTTTTTCCCAAGAGTGAAAAGGAGTTGCCGTTTAACGATCCGGGCTTGATTTATCAATGGCACTATGACAATCAGGGTCTTTATCCCCGGAGTGTGAAAGGTGCAGATATCAACCTATATGAAGCATGGCGTTATACAACCGGCAAGCCTCAAGTCATCGTGTCGGTTGTGGATGGTGGTATTGATTACTCCCATGAAGATCTCAAAGATAATATGTATATCAATGAAGCTGAAAAAAACGGACTTCCTAATGTAGATGATGATAAGAACGGATATGTAGATGATATATATGGTTATAATTTTTATAATAACAAAGGCCAGATTGTCCCTGACTCAATGGGACATGGTACTCACGTCGCAGGTATTGTAGGGGCAAAAAATAATAATGGTATAGGAGTATGTGGCGTTGCCGGAGGTGATGGATCTCCTAACAGTGGAGTACGGCTTATGAGTTGTCAAACCTTTGTAAATATACTATGTTATACTCAAGATAATGCAAAGGCTATAAAATACGGAGCAGATAACGGTGCTTTGATTTCACAAAATTCATGGGCTTATCCTCATTCGGGACCTCAAGCTTTGCCTGCTTTAATAAAAGATGCCATAGATTATTTTATAAAATATGCGGGTTGTGACGAAAATGGAAATCAAAAATCTAATTCATTAATGAAGGGAGGGGTAGTCATTTTTGCTGTGGGAAATGAAAATCGTGAATATAATGTACATCCCGCTTCTTATCCCGAAGTAATATCAGTTTCCTCTATGGCTCCTAACTTTACAAGGGCATGGTATAGCAATTTGGGAAAATGGGTTTCGATTATGGCACCCGGAGGAGATTCTACCTTTACAACTCAAGGGAAAGTATACAGTACATTGCCCCCCTCTATAGGTAAAAAAGTTAAGTACGGTTATATGCAAGGAACTTCTATGGCTTGCCCCCATGTATCCGGTTTGGCTGCACTTATTATTTCCAAATACGGTAAGGCTGGATTTACATGTGATGATCTGAAGAAAAGATTATTGGCAAGCATCAAGCCTATTGATATCAATGAGCTAAACCCGCAATATACCAATAAACTGGGTTGTGGATATCTTGATGCAGGTAAAGCTTTTGTTTCAAATCTCAAATATGCTCTGGACGCTCCCGATTTTTTAAATCCCCTCGTTAGTGCTAATAAAATGAATCTGATATGGAACACTGTCGTAGATAAAGATGATACTACTGCGGACAAATACATTCTTTATATGAGTAAAGAACCTTTAAGCGTGGATAATTTTGAAACACAATACCTCAAAAAACATTCTATCGTAGCAGCGGGCTATAGTTCAGGACAGCGTATGGAATATACGGTATCTGATCTGGAACCCAATACTCGTTATTATTTTGCTATTCAGGCAGTGGATCGTTGGGGGCTTAGATCTTCTCCCAAAGTATTTAGTATTACTACTCATATTTAA
- the rfbD gene encoding dTDP-4-dehydrorhamnose reductase yields the protein MHSSKPLIIVTGSAGQLGLCIQDIAPLYPHLHFEFTDVDRLDITHPHALEQYLEESQLSQAPSLLINCAAYTVVDKAESEPQKATLLNTHAVEYLAQSCRLLGCMMIQISTDYVFDGKGYIPYTTTDTKNPQSIYGHTKSMAEDIVCDILGDHALVLRTAWLYSPYCANFALTMLRLAKEKEIVKVVDDQIGSPTYAPHLAQILCMITDCALRERSFRTRYLHYTDAGVCSWYDFAHSIISQSPFSSRCKVLPIPSSDYPVPAKRPFYSVLSKQEIQHIYGVIPTHWSVGVTEFLNKI from the coding sequence ATGCATTCATCCAAACCTCTTATTATTGTTACCGGGTCAGCCGGTCAGTTGGGGCTCTGCATTCAAGACATTGCCCCGCTGTATCCACATCTGCATTTCGAGTTTACAGATGTAGATCGCTTGGATATCACTCATCCACATGCTTTGGAGCAATATCTTGAGGAAAGTCAGCTTTCACAGGCGCCATCGCTTCTCATCAATTGTGCTGCATACACGGTAGTAGACAAAGCCGAGAGTGAGCCTCAAAAGGCTACTCTACTCAATACCCATGCCGTGGAATACCTTGCACAGAGTTGTCGTTTGTTAGGGTGCATGATGATACAAATCAGTACCGATTATGTATTCGATGGCAAAGGATATATCCCCTATACCACCACGGATACCAAGAATCCGCAATCAATATATGGGCATACCAAAAGCATGGCGGAAGATATTGTGTGCGACATTTTAGGTGATCATGCTTTGGTTTTGCGTACGGCGTGGCTTTATTCGCCATATTGTGCTAACTTTGCACTGACAATGTTGCGCTTGGCAAAAGAAAAAGAGATCGTTAAGGTTGTGGATGACCAGATAGGAAGCCCTACTTATGCTCCACATCTGGCACAGATTTTATGTATGATTACCGATTGCGCCCTAAGGGAACGAAGCTTCCGCACACGTTACCTTCATTACACTGATGCAGGTGTATGTAGCTGGTACGATTTTGCTCATAGCATCATTTCTCAATCTCCTTTTTCCTCTCGGTGCAAAGTGTTGCCCATACCGTCATCTGACTATCCGGTGCCGGCCAAGCGACCTTTTTACAGTGTACTCAGCAAACAAGAAATACAACATATATACGGTGTGATACCTACTCATTGGAGTGTGGGCGTCACTGAATTTTTAAATAAAATATGA